The sequence TACCCGGCGAATAGTTACAACTGTTAGGCTGGAGGGTGGCAGGCAAGACCGCTAATCCTCTTGCCGCTAAAGTATTGATTGTTAATTACCACTTGTCAAACGGATTAGCAAAATGAAGACATTCTGGAATACCCAAGGCGGACTGACCCAGATAAAGGACTGGCAGCCCAATTGCTGGATACAGGTGACATGCCCCACCGAAGACGACCAGCGCGAACTCGAAGAGAAGTTTAATATCCCCGACTACTTTATGTCGGACATCAGCGATACCGATGAGCGTGCACGTTATGAGTACGATGACGGATGGATGCTGATTATTCTGCGTATTCCTTACGTAAAAGAGATACGATCGCGTACGCCATACACCACAGTGCCCTTGGGTATCATTCATAAACGTGATGTGACTATTACCGTTTGTTTTTACGAAACAAACGTGATGATTGATTTTGTGAGTTTCCAGCAGAAGCGTGGCGAGGGCTTTACCGACCACGTAGATATGATTTTCCGTTTGTTCCTTTCGAGTGCCGTTTGGTACCTGAAGCGACTGAAGCAGATTTCGATGCTGGTAGATAAGGCAAAGCGCAACCTGGATAAGGAGGTGAACAACGAGAGCCTGATTGGCTTGAGCCGACTGCAAGACTCGCTCACCTACTTCCAGACATCTATCCGTGGTAACGAGACCCTGCTGTCGAAACTGAAGTTCAAACTGCAGATTGACGAGCTGGATGCCGACCTGATTGAGGACGTAACCATTGAGATGACACAGGCTCGCGAAACAACCATGATTTACTCGAACATTCTCGAGTCGACTATGGACACTTATCAAAGTATTATCAATAACAACATGAACACCGTGATGCGTACACTTACTACGGTAACCATCCTGATGATGATACCTACGCTGGTGACGTCGATGTTCGGTATGAACCTAATCAACGGCATGGAATCCAAACCATGGGGATTCATCTTGGCAGTCATCATTTCTGTCGCCATTTCGGCTATTGCATGGGGTATTTTCCGTCATAAACGACTGGTTTAGGCCTTAAAAACGCAAAAAAACGCCAAAAAATTAGGTTAATTAAATAATAATGTTTAATTTTGACCCCAAATGTTGATGATGCTAAGCATCATTTAGTAATAATTTAAAAGTTAAATGATGGACTCTCAAGAGAATACCCTCGAACTGGGTAAAAACGAAGAAGTAGTTAACGAAGAGGTTACCTCTCAAGTAGAAACAACTGAAAACTCGGAGCCAGCAGCTGAGCAGGCCGAGGAGCAGACTCGTGTGGTTTATGAGACCAAAGCCGATGTACTGCACCGTTTGCAGGACATTGCACATGGCGAGGAAGTTCCACAGAAGGACGAAGTAGAGTATCTGAAGTCGTCGTTCTACAAACTGCACGTAGCTGAGCGCGAGGCTAAGCTCAAGGCTTATCTCGATGCAGGCGGCGATCCAGAGCAGTACCAGTACACGCCCGACGAGCAGGAAGAGGCTTTCAAAGCCGAGATGGGCATCATCAAGGAAAAGCGCGCCAAGGTTTTCAAGGAGCAGGAGGCTGAAAAGCAAGAGAACCTGACCAAGAAACTGGCTATCATCGACCGCATTAAGGCCATGGTAACTACCCCCGACGAGGCCAACAAGAACTACAAGGAGTTCAAGGCCCTGCAGGAGCAGTGGCGCGAAATTAAGAATGTGCCAGCTGATAAGGCCAACGAATTGTGGCGCAACTATCAGCTGTACGTAGAGCAGTTCTACGATATGCTGCGCCTGAACAGCGAAGCACGCGAGTACGACTTTAAGAAGAACCTGGAGCTGAAGACCGCTCTTTGCGAGGCTGCTGAAAAGTTGGCCGACGAGGAGGATGTGATCAGCGCCTTCCACCAGTTGCAGAAGCTGCACCAGGAGTATCGCGAAATTGGTCCTGTAGCCAAGGAGCAACGCGAGGAAATCTGGAACCGTTTCAAGGCTGCATCAAGCGTTATCAACAAGCGCCACCAGCAGCACTTTGAGGGTGTTCGCGCCAAGGAGGAAGACAACCTGGCCCGTAAGACCGTACTCTGCGAGAAGGTAGAGGCTATTGCTGCCGAGGAGAACAAGGGCAGTGGCGATTGGGAGAAGCACACCAAGCAGATTATCGATATTCAGACTGAGTGGAAGACCATTGGTTTTGCACCTCAGAAGATGAACGTGAAGATATTTGAGCGTTTCCGTGCCGCTTGCGACGATTTCTTTGGTCGTAAGGCTGCTTACTTCAAGGGTTTGAAAGAAACCTTCAAGGAGAATGCCGAGAAGAAGCGCGCCCTGATTGAGAAGGCCAAGGAGCTGCAATCGTCGACCGAATGGAAATCTACCAGCGACAAGTTCATCGCTCTGCAGAAAGAGTGGAAGACCATTGGTATGGTACCAAAGAAGTTGGGCGACCAGCTGTGGGAGGAGTTCCTGGCAGCTTGCAACACCTTCTTCGAGGCCCGCAATGCCGCTGGTGCTGGTGCACGTGGCGAGGAGCGCGAGAACCTGGAGAAGAAGCTGGGCATCATTGAGCAGCTGAAGGCACTGGCTACTGAGACAGGTGAAGAGGTGGCCGAGAAGGTACAGAAGCTGGTTGATGAGTACAACGCTGTAGGTCACGTACCTTATAAAGAGAAGGATAAGCTCTACAAGGAGTACCACGCTGTGCTGGACAAGCTGTATAAGGATTTGAACATCAGCGTAGCCAAGCGCAAGCTGAACAACTTTAAGCAGAACCTGAAGAACGTAGCTGAGCGCGGTGAGAATGCCCTCGACAACGAGCGCACACGCCTGTTCCGCCAGTACGAGAACCTGAAGTCGGAGATTCAGACCTACGAGAACAACCTCGGATTCCTGAATGCCAGTTCGAAGAAAGGTAACAGCCTGATTGACGAGATGAACCGCAAGGTGCAGAAGTTGAAGGACGATATGAACCTGATTCGCGAGAAGATCAAGGCTATTGATGCAGAAAACAAACAATAATTGCGGATGATAACAGAACAAGATAAGAAATTTATGAGGGAAGCCATCCGCCTCGCCAACGAAAGCGTTGAGCGAGGCGGTGGTCCCTTTGGGGCTGTCATAGTAAAGGACGGCGAAATCATTGCTGGTAGCAGCAACAGTGTAACCATTGATAACGACCCTACAGCTCATGCTGAGGTTAATACCATCAGAAAGGCATGTTTTAAGCTGCGCACGTTCGATCTCTCGGGATGTACTATCTACACCTCGTGCGAACCCTGCCCTATGTGCTTAGGCGCCATCTATTGGGCTCGTATCGGCAAGATATTCTACGGCAACACCCGTAAGGATGCCCGCGATATCCAGTTTGCCGATGATTTTATCTACGAGGAGCTGGAACGTCCTATGGACAAGCGTACGGTGCCCATTGTGCCACTACTGCGCGACGAGGCGCTACACACCTTCCGATTGTGGACAGAGAAAACAGATAAAACAGAGTATTAATAACAAAAAAGAGACCTGCGTTGCAGATCTCTTTTTTTGTGGGTGCTGATGGATTCGAACCACCGAAGTCGAAAGACAGCAGATTTACAGTCTGCCCCATTTGGCCACTCTGGAAAACACCCATCGCTCAAATGCGGGTGCAAAGGTACTAAGATTTTTTGAGCTGTGCAAATTTTCGGGCAAGAAATTTTAGAAATAATGCATATTCAGCTAAAAAAACAAGAATGGAGAGCTTGCATGGGCAAACTCTCCATTGTTTTTGTTAGGCCAAAAGAAGCTGATTACTTCTTCTCAGCAGGTGTTTCAGCGGCGGGAGCCTGAGTAGCAGGAGCTGCAGGAGCAGCTGCATCCTTCTGCTGACTGGCACCGAAACCAGGCAGGTTGTTAGGATTGGTAGCAGGAGCCTGATAGTTCTCCATAACAGAGGTGTCGCCACCAGCCTGAGGAGCTACATAAGCGCAGCAAACGCTAACGAGTACCATAAAACCAGCGAGGAACCAAGTGGCCTTCTCGATAAAGTCGGTAGTTTTACGAACACCGCCAATCTGGTTATAACCTGAGAACTGAGAAGCCAGACCGCCTCCCTTTGACTCCTGGATGAGCACAATGCCAATCATAAGCAGTGCTGCAACCACAATGAGAATTACAAATAATGTGTACATTTTTTTATTTATTTTTTTTGTTACTATTTACTATTAATTTCTCTAAGAA is a genomic window of Xylanibacter ruminicola 23 containing:
- a CDS encoding magnesium transporter CorA family protein; amino-acid sequence: MKTFWNTQGGLTQIKDWQPNCWIQVTCPTEDDQRELEEKFNIPDYFMSDISDTDERARYEYDDGWMLIILRIPYVKEIRSRTPYTTVPLGIIHKRDVTITVCFYETNVMIDFVSFQQKRGEGFTDHVDMIFRLFLSSAVWYLKRLKQISMLVDKAKRNLDKEVNNESLIGLSRLQDSLTYFQTSIRGNETLLSKLKFKLQIDELDADLIEDVTIEMTQARETTMIYSNILESTMDTYQSIINNNMNTVMRTLTTVTILMMIPTLVTSMFGMNLINGMESKPWGFILAVIISVAISAIAWGIFRHKRLV
- a CDS encoding DUF349 domain-containing protein: MMDSQENTLELGKNEEVVNEEVTSQVETTENSEPAAEQAEEQTRVVYETKADVLHRLQDIAHGEEVPQKDEVEYLKSSFYKLHVAEREAKLKAYLDAGGDPEQYQYTPDEQEEAFKAEMGIIKEKRAKVFKEQEAEKQENLTKKLAIIDRIKAMVTTPDEANKNYKEFKALQEQWREIKNVPADKANELWRNYQLYVEQFYDMLRLNSEAREYDFKKNLELKTALCEAAEKLADEEDVISAFHQLQKLHQEYREIGPVAKEQREEIWNRFKAASSVINKRHQQHFEGVRAKEEDNLARKTVLCEKVEAIAAEENKGSGDWEKHTKQIIDIQTEWKTIGFAPQKMNVKIFERFRAACDDFFGRKAAYFKGLKETFKENAEKKRALIEKAKELQSSTEWKSTSDKFIALQKEWKTIGMVPKKLGDQLWEEFLAACNTFFEARNAAGAGARGEERENLEKKLGIIEQLKALATETGEEVAEKVQKLVDEYNAVGHVPYKEKDKLYKEYHAVLDKLYKDLNISVAKRKLNNFKQNLKNVAERGENALDNERTRLFRQYENLKSEIQTYENNLGFLNASSKKGNSLIDEMNRKVQKLKDDMNLIREKIKAIDAENKQ
- a CDS encoding nucleoside deaminase, with the protein product MITEQDKKFMREAIRLANESVERGGGPFGAVIVKDGEIIAGSSNSVTIDNDPTAHAEVNTIRKACFKLRTFDLSGCTIYTSCEPCPMCLGAIYWARIGKIFYGNTRKDARDIQFADDFIYEELERPMDKRTVPIVPLLRDEALHTFRLWTEKTDKTEY
- the secG gene encoding preprotein translocase subunit SecG, producing MYTLFVILIVVAALLMIGIVLIQESKGGGLASQFSGYNQIGGVRKTTDFIEKATWFLAGFMVLVSVCCAYVAPQAGGDTSVMENYQAPATNPNNLPGFGASQQKDAAAPAAPATQAPAAETPAEKK